The Megalops cyprinoides isolate fMegCyp1 chromosome 19, fMegCyp1.pri, whole genome shotgun sequence genome has a window encoding:
- the LOC118794678 gene encoding polycomb complex protein BMI-1-A-like produces MHRTTRIKITDLNPNLTCPLCVGYFIDATTIVECLHSFCKTCIVSFLETNKFCPRCEVQVHKTRPLLSIRSDKTLQDIVYKLVPGLFKDEMKRRRDFYADNPAADGANSSGEDREEMREKRMITDDEVLSLSIQFHEEKKNDKKPLDPRASDRERPSSKRFLRCPAAMTVMHLAKFLRSKMDIPSSYRIEVMYEDEPLKDYYTLLDVAYSYTWRGNGPLPLRYRVQPPRKRLKLSQPMESAHSDGMNTSPTSDSESLSDKASSPATLPSSSSPLPSPAPHSPAPTTPSNGTPNGPQPPRSSHKPAANVAGQGPAIAGGVKRTGGPAPTSALPLT; encoded by the exons ATGCACAGAACCACCCGCATTAAAATCACTGATCTGAATCCAAACCTTACGTGCCCGCTGTGTGTGGGCTATTTCATTGATGCCACCACTATCGTTGAGTGTCTGCACTCCT tctgtaaaACCTGCATCGTGAGCTTCCTTGAGACTAACAAGTTCTGTCCCAGGTGTGAAGTACAGGTACACAAAACACGGCCACTGCTTAGCATCAG GTCGGACAAAACCTTGCAGGACATTGTGTACAAGCTGGTCCCTGGGCTGTTCAAAG ATGAGATGAAAAGGAGACGGGATTTCTATGCAGACAACCCTGCAGCTGATG GAGCTAACTCTAGCGGAGAGGACCGGGAGGAGATGAGGGAGAAGAGGATGATCACAGATGATGAAGTCCTCAGCCTGTCCATCCAGTTTCACGAAGAAAAGAA AAATGACAAGAAACCCCTGGATCCAAGagcttcagacagagagagg CCCAGCAGCAAACGTTTTTTGCGCTGTCCAGCAGCCATGACAGTCATGCACTTGGCCAAGTTCCTGCGCAGCAAGATGGACATCCCGAGCAGTTACCGG ATTGAGGTGATGTACGAAGATGAGCCCCTGAAGGACTACTATACGCTGTTAGACGTTGCTTACAGCTACACATGGAGAGGG AATGGACCTCTGCCGCTGCGCTACCGTGTCCAGCCCCCCAGGAAGCGGCTGAAGCTGTCCCAGCCCATGGAGTCGGCCCATTCCGACGGGATGAACACCAGCCCCACCTCCGACAGCGAGTCTCTCAGTGACAAAGCCAGCAGCCCCGCCACTctcccctccagctcctcccccctgcccagccctgccccccacagccccgcccccaccaccccgTCCAATGGCACCCCGAATGGCCCCCAGCCACCACGGAGCTCCCATAAGCCGGCGGCCAATGTCGCTGGCCAGGGGCCGGCCATCGCGGGAGGAGTGAAGAGAACTGGAGGACCGGCACCCACAAGTGCACTTCCCCTTACCTGA